The genome window TGCTTATTTTTGCTTTAACTTCCTCTTTTGAGTGAGTTTTAATCGGAAGCCTGTTCGACAGTTTAGGTTTTTTGAGGATTATCGATAAACCGGAGGAATTTTCCTCTATCGCTTCGATATTGCTGTAAGGTGTGAAGAATTTTGGTCTGTCGGATTTCACAGGCTCGAAGAGAAGACCATCGGGCAAAACGACTATACTTGTTCTTTCCTTTCCACCGATCACATCATAGACAAAGAAAAGTAGCATACCCGCAACGAGAAAACCGACAGTCCAATAAAGAAGATCAGTGAAGAAAAGCAAAGCGAAAGATAAGCCAATCAGCACCAATCCGATCCATAACAGTAGCCTTAAATGGTATATTGGATGTGGTTTGGCAGGAAATGAAGCGAACTCCATGGATTCTTCGAATTCATTTTTATTGATCCATTTTCGCAAAGCCTCATCTCTTGCCAGGCTGAGGATAATTGTGACCAATCCAGCAAAAAGACCTATACCCAGTAACGCCATTTTTCCTCCTTAATTTCCAAAGAGTCCTTCTAGGAATTCGTCCGGGTCAAATTCAATGAGGTCTTCGATCTTCTCCCCAACCCCCACAAAAACAACCGGAACGCCTATTTCGCGCATTATTGCAAGAGCGATACCGCCTTTGGCGGTGCTGTCTAATTTGGTTAAAATAATCCCTGTAAGGCCAATAGCCTCGTTAAAAAGGCGTGCTTGAGTAACGCCGTTGTTGCCTGTTGTAGCATCGAGGACGAGGAAGACATCGTGTGGTGCTGTCGGAATCTTTTTAGCACACACACGCGATATTTTCTTCAACTCTTCCATGAGATTGATCTTTGTATGCAACCTGCCTGCAGTGTCGATAACGACAGCATCGAAGTCGCCGGCTAGGGCCTTAGAAACTGCATCGAAGGCGATGGATGCAGGATCGGCTCCGAGGTTCGACCGAACGATCTGGACACCTGCGCGTTCAGCCCATATCTCAAGCTGCTCACTGGCTGCAGCCCGGAAAGTATCCGCTGCAGCGAGAAGAGGTTTTGCGCCCATGTTTTTTAATTTCATTGCGAGTTTACCGGCACATGTCGTTTTACCTGTGCCGTTTACTCCCACAAGCAATATTACATGGGGATTTTCTTTAAGCTCGAATCTTTTCTGGCCCTTTTCGTGGACTATTTTACTTATTTCACTTTTGAGTAGCTGTTTAGCGCCACCTTCAGGAATTTTATTCGCCCTCGCTACCTCTTTCATATGTTCGACGATCTCGGAAGATGTTTCGACACCGACATCTGAGGAGATTAAGACCTCCTCGAGGTCTTCGAGTTCATCTATCTCGAGTGTTCTTCCGGCAACAAAAAGGTCCTCGACGCGCGTATTCAGGAGTTTTCGTGTTTTTTTAAGGGCTTCTTTAAATAGGTTACCAGCCATATTATTCCAATAAGTTATAATCTTTTAATTTGTTCAGCTTAAAATATTCCATTTTGCGTGAAATTCAAGCCAATTATTTCAGTAGCAAGGTTCAGAAAAGTGTGACTCTGGATAATCATATTTTGGAAAGGGTAGAAGCCACAGATTTTAAAGAGGAGTTTATCATTGGTTATCTATTATCGAAGGTCTCGAGCATAACCAAGCCAAGGAAGATATAAGCTAAAATCCCTATCCACTTCATTAAGAATAGTGATATGAATGGTTGCTATTCGATAGCATTTCGCTAAATCAAATCAGATTCAAACGGTTATTCCGAGTCCAAAAGCTCGTCCATCTCCTTCATTGGAGAATAGGGATAGGTTTTGCTTTTCGATTCGAGATTAGATATTTCGTTAACCTCTGCAAAGCGGATGAAACTCTCTTTGAGGTGTTGCCAGATTGTATCATCGGGGATGCAACCAATAAGACTTAAGATTTTCTCGATGTCTCGATAAGAGGTTAGGTCTAGGTCGTATATGATATACAGTTTACCAGAGTTTTCGTCCAGTTTAGCTGAAAGTATTCCGGAAACCTTTTTTAGGAGTATCGGGATACCGCAATTATTGCATTTGTAGCGGGAAAAATTATGAATACTGATCACTCGCGATTTGAGGTGATCTTCACTCATTTATTCCCCTTCTTCGTCCGGAGCCCATGTCGATATCAAAATATCGAGAATGGCAGCTTGTTTATATGCTGTGAGTCCGGCATTGAAGAATGCGGTTTTAGAGTCTGGTTCTTCAGCGCTTTCAGAAAGAGCTAGATTATCTTTGGAGTATAATTCAAGTGCGGAAATTGCCCAGCGAGTCATATTCGGGTCCGCGATAATCTCCTCTTCGATGGGATCGAGATCAATATCCTGATCCTTAGCTATAGATTTTATTTCCTTGAAATCCATCTCGATCTCGTTTATATCTTCGATGAGGATCTCACAGGCTTCAAGAAGCGGTAAGGCTGTCTCGTAAATCTCGATTGCCGCACCTTCGCCGGCAGTGAATGGTTCAACCTGTTGAGCCAAAATAACGGTTCCGACTAGTAGCAGAAAAAAAACAATCCCTTTTTTAAACATAGTCCCTCCATGTTTGGTTAATACTTATCGGTGAAAAGTTCCTCGTATTCGGCTATTTGTTCAAATCGGTTTATCCCGGCAGTTTCTATTGGGTTATCGACGGGAACAGCCGATACTATTTCACCTTTTTCTATCAAGATAGAGAAAATATCCGTTAAATAGTATTCGCCTTGGGTATTTTTTGTATTGATTAGCTCGAGCGTGGGCCAAAGCATGCTCGAATCGAAGACATAGATACCACCGTTGACCTCTTTAATAGCTCGAATTGTATCGTCGGCATCTGCGAATTCGACGATAGACATAAAATTATTTTGGCTATCGCGAACTATTCGGCCATATTCCTTAGGGTCTTCGTGTATAGCCGTGAGTACGGTGGCCTTGGCTCCTGTCGATTTATGATGTTGAAGTAGTTTGTTCAGCGTATCGGTTTTGATGAAAGGTGTATCGCCGCAAAGCACCAATATCTCGCCATCGAAACCATCGAAGGGAGGTAGAGCGCTTTTGAGCGCATCGGCTGTTCCACGCTGTTCAAGTTGAACACAGAAAACCAAGCCTTCATTACGAAGATGGGCGATTATCTGCTCCATTTTATTGCCGACTACGACAGTTATCTTTTCCGGGTCGAGGCCTTTTGCGGT of bacterium contains these proteins:
- the ftsY gene encoding signal recognition particle-docking protein FtsY translates to MAGNLFKEALKKTRKLLNTRVEDLFVAGRTLEIDELEDLEEVLISSDVGVETSSEIVEHMKEVARANKIPEGGAKQLLKSEISKIVHEKGQKRFELKENPHVILLVGVNGTGKTTCAGKLAMKLKNMGAKPLLAAADTFRAAASEQLEIWAERAGVQIVRSNLGADPASIAFDAVSKALAGDFDAVVIDTAGRLHTKINLMEELKKISRVCAKKIPTAPHDVFLVLDATTGNNGVTQARLFNEAIGLTGIILTKLDSTAKGGIALAIMREIGVPVVFVGVGEKIEDLIEFDPDEFLEGLFGN
- a CDS encoding NTP transferase domain-containing protein, which encodes MMIGVVILAAGEGKRMKSDKAKVLVEVAGKPMINSVIDTAKGLDPEKITVVVGNKMEQIIAHLRNEGLVFCVQLEQRGTADALKSALPPFDGFDGEILVLCGDTPFIKTDTLNKLLQHHKSTGAKATVLTAIHEDPKEYGRIVRDSQNNFMSIVEFADADDTIRAIKEVNGGIYVFDSSMLWPTLELINTKNTQGEYYLTDIFSILIEKGEIVSAVPVDNPIETAGINRFEQIAEYEELFTDKY